The Candidatus Lokiarchaeota archaeon genomic sequence GGTGGTTTTGACTCGTGGTGGGACTTTCTCATACTACGAATTTGAACAACCGATGAATAATCGATTGACCGATGAAGCTTGGCAACAGATGCTTCAGAATGATCAGGAGCCTGATATGCCTTCATGGACTTCAAGTTTTGTGATTAGCAGTTCTGTTGAGGGATGTCTTGTGCTTTACAATTCAGGTAAAAGAGAGTAGTACTATGACTTGCTCTCTGTAGGTCTGTGTAACCGGTCCAAAGAAGAAGGAGTTGGGTCAGCGGTTGCTTTTGCGAATTGCTGACCCAATAGAGAGACCAAGTTTGCTATTCCCAATCTAAATCGTCGATTGAGTCTCTTTGGTTTCTCAGATAGAGATAGCCTATGCCGGCAAACAGTATCATGGACGCAAGGAATACCGCCAAGTTCTGATATCCGCTGAATGGTGCAGCAAAGAACCAGAACCACACAAAGAGGACCGCCATCCACGCAAATAGGATACCAATCGGAATGTATGGGTTCCCCATGCCTTTCGATGTACCTATGTCTGCTCGAAATATACCTGTTTCTACCACAAGTACGATTAAGAGCGAAAGGAGCCCGAGGGCGAAATTCTGCTCCCAGACATATACTCCAGCTTCGAACCAGAGCCAGTATATGCTCAGAATAATCCAGACTAAGAAAACCGCAGATCCAGCAGTCGTTCTTCTCTTCATATTGCCAACCCCTGGGGCTGCGCTGACCCATGAACTGCTGTTTACCAACATCAAGAGAAGTGTGGATCCTAGAAGGACAGCTATGTTTCGATAGAGGCTGAATTCTTCCATGAAGAATGGGAGCCACAGGATAATGAAAGCGAGCCAAAGTACTCCACTCATTATTGATACGTTAATTCGCCAACCTGTTCCCTGTGGTCCAGCATCACTAGGAGACCAAATGGCTCCCATAATGCCACCGACTAGAATGAAGGATGAAACCGCTATGGCGATGTTTTCGAATATTCCGAAGTTACCCGCAAAGAAGAATAGCCATATGATAACAAAGGCAGCCCACGCTATGAAACCACCAAAGGTGGCGTTACTTTTGTGACGCATGCTCCTACCCCCTCTGCTTGACCTTTTCTGCTTCACCTCAACTACATCTTCAGGTCCTTTCAAAACTTCCTCCTCTTCAGAGGAATAATCATCGTTGGAATTATCTGACAATTGATCAACTCCTAATAATTTGTGCCTTTTTGAACATTTAACTATATAAACAGGGCATATGATGTCTATCTTGCCCGAGTCATGAAGGCATATGCAATAGCATCCGTAGAGTGGGTCCGTAGGTTCCTTTTTTGTAGCGCGATTTGTTTGTTGTTAGTGCGTGTCATTTTCTTTCACATGATATACGAATCAGATTCAGTATATAATAGAAAGTCACTATATGGGGTCACAATCGGTAGTCACAATTTGTGACTATCCTCTCAATCCCGGTGCCTGTCAACGTATCATGTCATTCAAGGTTCAATACATTCAAAATGACCCGGAGACAAACACCTCTTATGAAAATAGCAGTAACTGGAAAAGGCGGTTGTGGCAAAACGACCATAGCTGGAACTCTTGCCCGACTGATAGGTCAGGACGGTGTCAATCTGCTAGCAGTAGATGCAGATCCCAATTACAACTTATGGATGACGTTGGGACTAGCTAAAGAAAAAGCAGAAACGATTGTTCCACTTCTTGAGCAAGAGGAGCTAGTAAAAGAACGGACAACAACGGAGTGGGTAAAAGCTCTTGGAGGTTTCTTCAGAAAAAACCCTCGAGTAGCA encodes the following:
- a CDS encoding AAA family ATPase; this translates as MTRRQTPLMKIAVTGKGGCGKTTIAGTLARLIGQDGVNLLAVDADPNYNLWMTLGLAKEKAETIVPLLEQEELVKERTTTEWVKALGGFFRKNPRVADLAEKFAVLCPDNVRLLVAGTVNMGGSGCMCPSAALLKALIRHLSVRSDEAFLMDMDAGIEHLG